The stretch of DNA CCTCCAGGACCGGGGCGGCCCCTTCGAGGTCACCGAACCCTTCTTCCCCGAGATCGACGGCCGGGAGGAGAAGGGCTGGGGCGGGCTGTGCCTGCGCCAGCAGGACACCCAGCTCCTGGAGGAGGTCAACCGGGTGATCGCCGAGTTCAAGGAGAGCGGACGCCTCCTGGAACTGGGCGAGGAGTGGGGCTTCACCGAGGCCGACCTGCCCGACGACACGACCACCGCCGAACTCTGCGAGGGATGAACCCGCAGTGGACTTCCTGATCCAGCGGCTACCGCTCTACGCCGAGGGCGCGTGGGTCACCATCCAGCTCACCCTCGGAGGCATCGCGCTGGCCTTCGTCCTCGCCATGGTCTTCGGGATCATGGGGACGATCCGCCACTGGCTCCCCCGGGCCGTCGCCACGGTCTACGTGGAGGTGTTCCGGGGCATCGCCGCCCTGGTGCTGATGTTCTGGATGGCGTTCGCCCTGCCCCAGCTGACCGGTTACCAGCTGGCCGACAACTTCGCCGCGATCCTCGCCGTGGGGCTCAACCTGGGCGCCTACGGGGCCGAGGTCGTGCGCTCCTCCATCAACGCCGTGCCCAGGCCGCAGGTCGAGGCCACCGTCGCGCTGAACCTCTCCTGGTTCCAGCGGACGCGCCTGGTCGTGCTGCCCCAGGCCTGGGCCCAGATGCTGCCCACGTTCGGCAACCTCAACATCGAGCTGATGAAGGCCACCGCGGTGTCCTACCTCATCGGTGTGGCCGACCTGACGGCCGTGGCGCAGAACATGCGCCAGGCCACGGGTGAGACGGTGATCGCCTTCATCGGCGCCTTCGTCCTCTACTACCTGATCGCGCAGGTGCTCATCCTCGGCATGCGACTGCTCGAACGCCGCGCCAACCGCAAGCTGGGCCGCGCCGCACCGGGCGGCGGAGGCCTGGCGTCCCTCCTGCGGCCCCCGGCCGTCGACGCGAAGGCGGGGGTGGCCAAGTGATGTTCTGGGACTTCGAGTGGACCTTCGAGGTCATGCCGGACCTGCTGGGCGGCCTGTGGGTGACCGTCCAGATCACCGTGCTCGGTTACCTGATCGCGCTGGTCCTGGGCCTGGCGATCGCCATCGCTCGCCGGACGCCGTTCTTCGGTCCCGTCCTGCACGCGGTCATGGAGTTCATCCGGACGACCCCGCTGATCATCCAGCTGGTGTTCGTCTTCCTCCTGACCCCGGCCGACATCTCCGCGATGACCGTGGGCGTCGTCGTGATCGGCGTGCACTACGCGGCCTACACCGCCGAGGTCTACCGCTCGGGCATCGAGGGCGTGGCCAAGGGGCAGTGGGAGGCGGCCCGGGCGCTGAGCCTGCCCGCCAGCCGCACCTGGGGCGCGATCGTGCTGCCGCAGGCGATCCGCAGGACCATCCCGGCGCTGGGCAACTACCTCATCGCCATGTTCAAGGACACGCCGCTGCTGCTGGCGATCAGCGTGCCCGAGCTGCTCACCGAGGCCCAGCAGGTCGGCAGCGCGGACTTCCGCATCGTGGAGGCCTACACCCTGGTCGGGATCCTGTTCCTGCTCGTGAGCATCCCGTCCGCCATCCTCATCCGACGACTGGAGCGACGCTATGCCGCCGTCTGACACCCCCGTGAACGAAGAACCCCAGGGTGTCGGCAGCGGCCCCCGGGACCAGTCCCTGATCGTCTTCGACGACGTGGTGAAGCGCTTCGGCGACCTCACGGTGCTCGACCACCTGAACTTCTCCGTCGCCCCCGGCGAGCGGGTCACGCTCATCGGCCCCAGCGGTTCGGGCAAGACCACCATCCTGCGCCTGCTGATGACCCTGGAGAAGGTCACCGAGGGCGTCATCTGGGTGGGCGGCGAGCCCTTCAGCCACATGCGCAAGGGGCAGGGCCTGACCCGGGCGAACGAGTCCTACCTGCGCGCGCGCCGCAAGCGCGTCGGCATGGTGTTCCAGCAGTTCAACCTGTTCCCGAACATGACCGTCCGGCAGAACATCACCGAGGCGCCCGTGCACGTGCTGGGCACCCCCAAGGGCGAGGCCAACGCCAAGGCCGAGGAACTGCTGGAGCTGGTCGGGCTCGGCGACAAGATCGACGCCCACCCGACCCAGCTCTCGGGCGGCCAGCAGCAGCGCGTGGCGATCGCCCGCGCGCTGGCCATGCAGCCGGAGATCCTGCTCCTGGACGAGGTCACCTCGGCCCTGGACCCGGAGCTGGTGGCCGGGGTCCTGGACGTGCTGCGCGAGGTCGCCGAGACCACGGACATCACGATGCTGTGCGTGACGCACGAGATGGGCTTCGCGCGCGACGTGTCGCACCGGGTGCTCATGTTCGACCGGGGCCAGATCGCCGAGGAGGGCACGCCGGAGCAGATCTTCGGCGACCCCAAGGAGGAGCGCACCAAGTCCTTCCTCCGCTCGGTGCTCGACAACGGTTTCTGAAGGGGCTCCCGCACCCGCGTACAGCCGGGGCCGCTCCTTGGGGGGCGGCCCCTCGGCGTGACGGGACATGTCGAGGCGAGTGGCGACATACCGTAGTCATTAAGTAGCTTTTAGTTTCCCCTTGGGCAGAATGAGAGTTCTGAGACAGGGGGGACTCTTGTGACCATGGTGCGAAGATGGGGGCTCGTCTGGGGGGTGCTGGCCGCCCTGGTGTTCGTCGCGGTGCCGATGCTCGCCCACCCCGTACTGCGCTCCGACATCCTCGACGACTCCCTGGTCCTCTTCCTGATCTCCTGGTCCCCGATGCTGATCGGCGGCATCCTGGCCTGGGCCATGGTCAGGGGCTTCGGCGCCCGCGACCAGCTGGACCGCCGCGTCGTCCAGGCGATGGACGGCCACCCCATCGGCCGGGAACTGGGCTGGCTGGGACTGTTCCTCGCCGGCTTCGTGGTGTCCATGGCACTGCTGTCGATGGTCTTCGCCACCTACGAGGCCGTGTTCGGGGCCGACCTGGCCATGTCCGAGGCCCTGGTCTCGCGCCTGCTGTTCCTGTTCACCCTGCCGTTGCTGGTCATGGACCGCTCCGGCATCACCCTGGACGGCAAGGGCACCGCCATGCCCGCGGTCGCGCTGAAGGTGTCCGAGCCCTGGCGCTGGCTCGGGATGGTCCCGATCGCCATCGCGCTGGTCCTGATCGGCTACCTGCTCATCCCGCGCCTGGGGCTGCCGGGGCCCTCCCTCCAACTGCTGGGCTACGTGCTCGCGTTCACCGTCATGGCGGTGTGCGAGGAGATCTTCTTCCGGGGGATGGTGCAGACCCGCCTGGAGATCCTCATGGGCCGCTGGGGCGGCATCGTCACCACCTCGGTGGTCTTCGCCCTCACCTACGCCCTCATCCAGCCCTACGACGCGGTGTCCCAGCTGCCGGGGGCCGACCTGGTGTACAACACCGGCCTGGCCCTGCTCACCTACGCCACGGCCAGCCTCCTCTACGGCTACCTGTGGACGTGCTTCCGCAACACGTGGATCCAGGTGGTGATGCGTGTCGGCATGTTCCTGATGCTCATGCCCCCCGATCTCCAGACCGGCGTCATGTGACCGGATCCGACCACCGGACGAACGGTAAAACCCGCGGTCGGAAGGGGAAAACAGCGGCAGGAAAGGGCATAGGGCTACAGAGGGACCACACCAGTCGCGTCGCGGTCATTTTCCCCTCACGGGGTTGTCACCTCGCGGTCATGGAAAAGGGGGAGTCTGCCCACTGTGAGCACGGAAACAGCGCCAACACCCGATGGGCCCGCCGCCGGTACGCCCGAGCTTCCCGCCGACAGGTTCATGGACAGGGAGGAGGGGTGGCTGCGCTTCAACCAGCGCGTGCTCGAACTCGCCGAGGACGAGGACATCCCCCTCCTGGAACGCGCGCGGTTCCTGGCGATCTTCTCCAGCAACCTGGACGAGTTCTTCATGGTGCGCGTGGCCGGGCTCAAACGCCGCCTGGCCACCGGCCTGTCCGTCGCCTCCTCCAGCGGACACCACCCCCGCGCGCTGCTCGGGCGCATCTCCCGGTTCACCCGCGAACTCATGCTCCGCCAGGCCGCCTGCTTCCATGACAGCGTCGCGCCCGCCCTGCGCGAGGTCGGCATCCGCGTCGTGCGCTGGAACGAGCTGGAGACCGTCGAGCGCGAGAACCTGCGCGGCTACTTCCAGCGCTCGGTCTACCCGCTGCTGACACCCTTCGCGGTCGACTCCGCGCACCCCTTCCCCTACATCTCCGGCCGCTCGCTCAACCTCGCGGTCGCCGTCCGCGACCCCCACGACGGGCGCCGCATGTTCGCCCGGGTCAAGATCCCCAGCTCCCTGCCCCGCTTCATCGAGCTGGGCGACCGCGAGGGCGGCCGGTTCGTCCCCGTCGAGGACATCGTCGCCGCCCACCTGCCCCAGCTCTTCGAGGGCATGCAGATCCTGGAGCACAACGCCTTCCGGGTCACGCGCAACGCCGACCTGGAGGTCGACGAGGACGAGACCGACGACCTCGTCACCTCCCTGGAGAACGAGCTGCTGCGCCGCCGCTTCGGCCCGCTCGTGCGCCTGGAGGTCGAACACGACATCAGCGACGAGGCCCTGGCCATACTCACCGAGGAGCTGGGCGCCGAGGAGGAGGAGATCTACCGGGTCCCCGGTCCGCTCAACCTCGCCGGACTGTCCCAGATCGCCGACACCGACCGGCCCGAGCTGCGCTACCCGCCCATGGTCCCCGTCGAACCGCGCGCCCTGACCTCCGGCGACCTCTTCGCCGCCGTCCGCGAGAACGAGGTCCTCGTCCACCACCCCTACGAGTCCTTCGCCACCACCACCGAGCGCTTCCTGGCCCTGGCCGCCACCGACCCCGAGGTCATGGCGATCAAGCAGACCCTGTACCGCACCAGCGGCGACTCGCCCATCGTGGAGTCCCTCATCGAGGCCGCCCGCGAGGGCAAGGAGGTCGTGGTCCTGGTCGAGATCAAGGCCCGCTTCGACGAGCAGAACAACATCCAGTGGGCCCGCAAGCTCGAACAGGCGGGCTGCCACGTCGTCTACGGCGTCGTCGGCCTCAAGACCCACTGCAAGCTGTCGATGGTCGTGCGCCGCGACGACGACGGGCTGCTGCGCCGCTACTGCCACGTGGGCACCGGCAACTACAACCCGAGCACCGCCCGCATGTACGAGGACCTCGGCCTGTTCAGCGCCGACCCCGAGGTGGGCGAGGACGTCAGCGACCTGTTCAACAGCCTCACCGGCTTCTCCCGCAAGAAGCACTACCAGCGCCTGCTCGTGGCGCCCGGCGCCCTGCGCGAGAGCCTGCTCGAACAGATCGCCGTCGAGATCGACAACAGCCTCAGGGGCGAGCCCGCCCGCATCCGGATCAAGGTCAACTCCCTGGTCGACCTGGAGATCATCGACGCCCTGTACCGGGCCTCCCAGGCCGGGGTGAGCGTCGACCTGTGGGTGCGCGGCAGCTGCGTCCTGCGCGCCGGGGTGCCCGGACTGTCCGACAACATCCGGGTGCGCAGCATCCTGGGCCGCTTCCTGGAGCACTCCCGCATCTTCGTCTTCGCCAACGGCTGGCGGCCCCAGGTGTGGATCGGCAGCGCCGACCTGATGCCCCGCAACCTCGACCGCCGGGTCGAGGCCCTGGTACGCGTGGCCGACACCGAGCAGTGCCGCAGGCTGGTGCGCCTCATGGACCTGGCGATGGACGACGGCACCTCGTCCTGGCGGCTCGAACCCGACGGGACGTGGACCCGGTTCACCCGCGACGACGACGGGCGACCGCTCACCGACCTCCAGGACAGCCTGCGCGGCGACCGCCACCTGCGCGTGGTGGAGGGCGGGTGAGCACCGTACAGAACGGGGGAGACGTGGAGGGATCGGTCGAGGGAGCCCACGGGGCCGGGCCCCTGCGCGAGACGGCGGTCGGCGGCTACCTCGAACCGATCCGCGCGGCGGGCGCCCTGCTGTGGCGCGAGGGCCCGGGCGGCACCGAGATCGTCCTGGTCCGCAGGCCCGACCGGGCCGACTGGTCCCTGCCCAAGGGCAAGCTCAAGAGCCGCGAGCACCCCGTGACCGGCGCGGTCCGCGAGGTGGTCGAGGAGACCGGCCTGATCCCCGTGCTGGGCCGCAGGCTCCCCCCGCAGCGCTACCTCAAGGACGGCTGGCCCAAGCAGGTGGAGTGGTGGGCGGCCACCACCGCCGACCCGGCCGCGGGGATCGACTACCCGCCCAACGAGGAGGTGGACCTGGTCGAGTGGGTGCCGGTGGAGGAGGCCCGCGACCGCCTCACCTACGACCACGACGTGCGGGTGGTCGACAACTTCCTGGCCGGGCCCGCGACCACCTTCCCCGTCATCCTGCTGCGGCACCTGTCGGCGGGGGACAAGGGCGCCTGGACCGACGACGACCTCCTGCGGCCCCTGGACGGGACCGGGCGCGCCGACGCCCTGGCCCTGCCCCGGGTGCTGGGCGCCTACGGGCGGCCCCGCGTGGTGACGTCGGCGGCGGCGCGGTGCACCGAGTCGCTGCTGCCCTACACGGTGGAGTACGACGTGCCCACGCGCACCGAGCGGGCGTTCACGATCCGCTCGTCCTCCAACGGCTCCCCGTACGGCGTGGAGGAGGCCCGCGAGGCGTTCGCGCGCGTCCTGGCCGAGGGGAGGCCGACCGTCGTGTGCACGCACGGAGAACTCGTCCCGCAGCTCATGGCCGAGGCGCTCACACGGCTGGGCGCGCCCTTCTCCCAGCAGCTGGGGCTGCGCAAGGGCTCCTTCTGGGTGGTGCACGTCACTGCGGAGGGCGGAGGGCTCGCGGCGGTGGAGCGGCACGCCGTCCGGGCCTGAACCCTGATCCGGCGGGGTGGCCGGGGCCGGTCCGCGCGGCGCTGCCATGATGCGGTCATGGCCAAACACAGGGTTGCGCGGAGCGTCGTGGTCGACGCTCCCGCCAAGCGGATCTTCGACATCATCGCGGCGCCGGAACGGCACGCCGAGTTCGACGGCTCCGACACCGTCCTCTCCAGCCTCTTCGGGCCGGAGCGGCTGGAGAGGGGCAGCGAGTTCGGCATGGACATGAGGATGTTCGGCGTCGGCTACCGGATCACCAACCGGGTGGTGGAGTACGAGGAGGACCGCCTCATCGCCTGGCGGCACTTCGGTCCGCACCGCTGGCGCTACGAGCTGGAGGAACTGGCGGAGGGGGGCACCCGCGTCACGGAGACCTTCGACTACTCCAGGGGCCTGCCGGCCTTCTACGTCCTCATGGGGATGCCCGCGAGGAACGCGCGGAGCATCGAGCAGACGCTGGTGCGCCTCAAGGCCGCGGCGGAGTCGCGGGAGGA from Nocardiopsis dassonvillei subsp. dassonvillei DSM 43111 encodes:
- the ehuA gene encoding ectoine/hydroxyectoine ABC transporter ATP-binding protein EhuA produces the protein MPPSDTPVNEEPQGVGSGPRDQSLIVFDDVVKRFGDLTVLDHLNFSVAPGERVTLIGPSGSGKTTILRLLMTLEKVTEGVIWVGGEPFSHMRKGQGLTRANESYLRARRKRVGMVFQQFNLFPNMTVRQNITEAPVHVLGTPKGEANAKAEELLELVGLGDKIDAHPTQLSGGQQQRVAIARALAMQPEILLLDEVTSALDPELVAGVLDVLREVAETTDITMLCVTHEMGFARDVSHRVLMFDRGQIAEEGTPEQIFGDPKEERTKSFLRSVLDNGF
- the ehuD gene encoding ectoine/hydroxyectoine ABC transporter permease subunit EhuD, coding for MFWDFEWTFEVMPDLLGGLWVTVQITVLGYLIALVLGLAIAIARRTPFFGPVLHAVMEFIRTTPLIIQLVFVFLLTPADISAMTVGVVVIGVHYAAYTAEVYRSGIEGVAKGQWEAARALSLPASRTWGAIVLPQAIRRTIPALGNYLIAMFKDTPLLLAISVPELLTEAQQVGSADFRIVEAYTLVGILFLLVSIPSAILIRRLERRYAAV
- a CDS encoding SRPBCC family protein, translated to MAKHRVARSVVVDAPAKRIFDIIAAPERHAEFDGSDTVLSSLFGPERLERGSEFGMDMRMFGVGYRITNRVVEYEEDRLIAWRHFGPHRWRYELEELAEGGTRVTETFDYSRGLPAFYVLMGMPARNARSIEQTLVRLKAAAESRED
- a CDS encoding RNA degradosome polyphosphate kinase, whose protein sequence is MSTETAPTPDGPAAGTPELPADRFMDREEGWLRFNQRVLELAEDEDIPLLERARFLAIFSSNLDEFFMVRVAGLKRRLATGLSVASSSGHHPRALLGRISRFTRELMLRQAACFHDSVAPALREVGIRVVRWNELETVERENLRGYFQRSVYPLLTPFAVDSAHPFPYISGRSLNLAVAVRDPHDGRRMFARVKIPSSLPRFIELGDREGGRFVPVEDIVAAHLPQLFEGMQILEHNAFRVTRNADLEVDEDETDDLVTSLENELLRRRFGPLVRLEVEHDISDEALAILTEELGAEEEEIYRVPGPLNLAGLSQIADTDRPELRYPPMVPVEPRALTSGDLFAAVRENEVLVHHPYESFATTTERFLALAATDPEVMAIKQTLYRTSGDSPIVESLIEAAREGKEVVVLVEIKARFDEQNNIQWARKLEQAGCHVVYGVVGLKTHCKLSMVVRRDDDGLLRRYCHVGTGNYNPSTARMYEDLGLFSADPEVGEDVSDLFNSLTGFSRKKHYQRLLVAPGALRESLLEQIAVEIDNSLRGEPARIRIKVNSLVDLEIIDALYRASQAGVSVDLWVRGSCVLRAGVPGLSDNIRVRSILGRFLEHSRIFVFANGWRPQVWIGSADLMPRNLDRRVEALVRVADTEQCRRLVRLMDLAMDDGTSSWRLEPDGTWTRFTRDDDGRPLTDLQDSLRGDRHLRVVEGG
- a CDS encoding NUDIX hydrolase, giving the protein MSTVQNGGDVEGSVEGAHGAGPLRETAVGGYLEPIRAAGALLWREGPGGTEIVLVRRPDRADWSLPKGKLKSREHPVTGAVREVVEETGLIPVLGRRLPPQRYLKDGWPKQVEWWAATTADPAAGIDYPPNEEVDLVEWVPVEEARDRLTYDHDVRVVDNFLAGPATTFPVILLRHLSAGDKGAWTDDDLLRPLDGTGRADALALPRVLGAYGRPRVVTSAAARCTESLLPYTVEYDVPTRTERAFTIRSSSNGSPYGVEEAREAFARVLAEGRPTVVCTHGELVPQLMAEALTRLGAPFSQQLGLRKGSFWVVHVTAEGGGLAAVERHAVRA
- a CDS encoding CPBP family intramembrane glutamic endopeptidase encodes the protein MVRRWGLVWGVLAALVFVAVPMLAHPVLRSDILDDSLVLFLISWSPMLIGGILAWAMVRGFGARDQLDRRVVQAMDGHPIGRELGWLGLFLAGFVVSMALLSMVFATYEAVFGADLAMSEALVSRLLFLFTLPLLVMDRSGITLDGKGTAMPAVALKVSEPWRWLGMVPIAIALVLIGYLLIPRLGLPGPSLQLLGYVLAFTVMAVCEEIFFRGMVQTRLEILMGRWGGIVTTSVVFALTYALIQPYDAVSQLPGADLVYNTGLALLTYATASLLYGYLWTCFRNTWIQVVMRVGMFLMLMPPDLQTGVM
- the ehuC gene encoding ectoine/hydroxyectoine ABC transporter permease subunit EhuC; this encodes MDFLIQRLPLYAEGAWVTIQLTLGGIALAFVLAMVFGIMGTIRHWLPRAVATVYVEVFRGIAALVLMFWMAFALPQLTGYQLADNFAAILAVGLNLGAYGAEVVRSSINAVPRPQVEATVALNLSWFQRTRLVVLPQAWAQMLPTFGNLNIELMKATAVSYLIGVADLTAVAQNMRQATGETVIAFIGAFVLYYLIAQVLILGMRLLERRANRKLGRAAPGGGGLASLLRPPAVDAKAGVAK